One Bradyrhizobium zhanjiangense DNA segment encodes these proteins:
- the urtB gene encoding urea ABC transporter permease subunit UrtB, producing MPAHLSARLCSLVLSLFLIAFALPAFAGPFEDAVAKFANDDFSDTEEAIGAVASSGNALAFPIISALQDGRLMADPDSKKVYVTGTDGKSIDAATGQSVASVPDSASAVRLNNRLRRSVDAALGSLTLQSPDLSTRLQAAQSVFKSHEEAALEAVEAALAKEGNRSVKTALGEARAAILLFKSDATEVEKLEAVATLKARGDQEALALLTGMGDQPASVSKAAASAIGSIQNSLAVWSMVQNAWYGLSLGSVLLLAAIGLAITFGVMGVINMAHGEMVMIGAYTTFVVQEVIRTRYPGLFDYSLLIAVPLAFLVAGAIGVLIERSIIRFLYGRPLETLLATWGLSLVLQQAVRTMFGPTNREVGNPSWMSGAFELGQITITYNRLWILCFTLAVFAILLAMLRYTALGLEMRAVTQNRRMAASMGIATSRVDALTFGLGSGIAGIAGVALSQIDNVSPNLGQSYIIDSFMVVVFGGVGNLWGTLVGAFTLGIANKFLEPVAGAVLGKIAILVLIILFIQKRPRGLFALKGRAVEA from the coding sequence GTGCCAGCCCATTTGTCTGCCCGTCTCTGCTCGCTTGTGCTTTCGCTGTTTCTGATCGCGTTCGCGCTGCCGGCCTTCGCCGGTCCGTTCGAGGATGCGGTCGCCAAATTCGCCAATGACGATTTTTCCGACACGGAGGAGGCGATTGGTGCGGTCGCGAGCAGCGGCAATGCGCTGGCATTCCCGATCATCAGCGCGCTGCAGGACGGCCGCCTCATGGCCGATCCGGATAGCAAGAAGGTTTACGTCACCGGCACCGACGGCAAGTCGATCGACGCCGCAACAGGCCAGTCCGTGGCCAGCGTTCCCGACAGCGCGAGCGCGGTTCGCCTCAACAACCGCCTGCGCCGCAGCGTGGACGCCGCGCTCGGCAGCCTGACGCTTCAGTCGCCCGATCTGTCGACGCGCCTCCAGGCCGCACAGTCGGTGTTCAAGTCGCATGAGGAGGCCGCGCTCGAGGCGGTCGAGGCCGCGCTGGCCAAGGAAGGCAACAGATCCGTCAAGACCGCGCTCGGCGAAGCCCGCGCGGCCATCCTGCTGTTCAAGTCGGACGCCACCGAGGTCGAGAAGCTGGAGGCCGTTGCCACCCTCAAGGCGCGCGGCGACCAGGAGGCGCTGGCGCTGCTCACCGGCATGGGCGACCAGCCGGCCTCGGTGAGCAAGGCTGCCGCGAGCGCGATCGGCTCGATCCAGAACTCGCTTGCGGTCTGGTCCATGGTGCAGAATGCCTGGTATGGCCTCTCGCTCGGCTCGGTGCTGCTGCTCGCGGCGATCGGCCTCGCCATCACCTTCGGCGTGATGGGCGTGATCAACATGGCCCATGGCGAGATGGTGATGATCGGGGCCTACACCACCTTCGTGGTGCAGGAGGTGATCCGCACCCGCTATCCCGGCCTGTTCGACTATTCGCTCTTGATCGCGGTGCCGCTCGCCTTCCTCGTCGCCGGTGCCATCGGCGTCCTGATCGAGCGCAGCATCATCCGCTTCCTCTACGGCCGTCCGCTGGAGACGCTGCTGGCGACCTGGGGCCTGTCGCTGGTGCTGCAACAGGCGGTGCGCACCATGTTCGGCCCGACCAACCGCGAGGTCGGCAACCCCTCCTGGATGAGCGGCGCGTTCGAGCTCGGCCAGATCACCATCACCTATAACCGGCTCTGGATCCTCTGCTTCACGCTCGCCGTGTTCGCGATCCTGCTCGCGATGCTGCGCTATACCGCGCTCGGCCTCGAGATGCGCGCGGTGACGCAAAACCGCCGCATGGCGGCTTCGATGGGTATTGCGACCTCGCGCGTCGACGCGCTCACTTTCGGGCTCGGCTCGGGCATTGCCGGCATTGCGGGCGTGGCGCTGTCGCAGATCGACAATGTCAGCCCCAATCTCGGCCAGAGCTACATCATCGACAGCTTTATGGTCGTGGTGTTCGGCGGCGTCGGCAATCTCTGGGGCACCCTGGTCGGCGCCTTCACGCTCGGCATCGCCAACAAGTTCCTGGAGCCGGTCGCCGGCGCCGTGCTCGGCAAGATTGCCATCCTGGTTCTCATCATCCTGTTCATTCAAAAGCGGCCGCGCGGCCTGTTCGCGCTCAAGGGCCGTGCGGTGGAAGCATGA
- a CDS encoding HD domain-containing protein, with product MLTPIRLVSEAAELAAHRHNGMARKGRGNEPYINHLAEVANLLATATEGADAELVAAGWLHDVIEDTDTTREELAQRFSARVASLIAECTDDMSLPKAERRRLQVLEAPKKSPDAKLIKIADKISNTEARIQTAPSAEERDDLADYIGWATQVVAGCRGGNAWLDEKFDDAVKAARALL from the coding sequence ATGCTGACACCGATCCGCCTTGTCTCCGAAGCTGCCGAGCTCGCTGCGCACCGCCACAACGGCATGGCGCGCAAGGGGCGCGGCAACGAGCCTTATATTAATCATCTCGCCGAGGTCGCGAACCTGCTGGCGACCGCGACCGAGGGTGCCGATGCCGAGCTGGTCGCGGCCGGCTGGCTGCATGACGTGATCGAGGACACCGACACCACGCGCGAGGAGCTGGCGCAGAGATTTTCCGCACGTGTCGCTTCCCTCATCGCGGAATGCACCGACGACATGAGCCTGCCAAAGGCCGAGCGGCGGCGGCTTCAGGTGCTCGAAGCGCCGAAGAAATCCCCCGACGCAAAACTGATCAAGATCGCCGACAAGATCAGCAATACAGAGGCGCGCATTCAAACCGCCCCGAGCGCCGAGGAGCGGGACGATCTCGCCGATTACATCGGATGGGCCACGCAGGTCGTTGCAGGCTGCCGCGGCGGCAATGCCTGGCTCGACGAGAAATTCGATGATGCCGTGAAAGCAGCGAGGGCCTTGCTGTGA
- a CDS encoding urease subunit gamma codes for MNLSPREKDKLLISMAAIVARRRLDRGVKLNHPEAVAIISDFILEGARDGRTVAELMQSGAQVLTRDQVMPGIPEMIHDIQVEATFPDGTKLVTVHEPIR; via the coding sequence ATGAATCTGTCTCCCCGCGAAAAGGACAAGCTTCTGATCTCGATGGCGGCCATCGTGGCGCGCCGTCGGCTAGACCGCGGCGTCAAGCTCAACCATCCCGAGGCGGTCGCGATCATCTCCGACTTCATCCTCGAAGGCGCGCGCGACGGCCGCACCGTCGCCGAGCTGATGCAATCCGGCGCGCAGGTGCTGACCCGCGACCAAGTGATGCCCGGCATCCCCGAGATGATCCACGACATCCAGGTCGAGGCGACCTTTCCGGACGGCACCAAGCTCGTCACCGTGCACGAGCCGATCAGGTAG
- the urtE gene encoding urea ABC transporter ATP-binding subunit UrtE: MLEVKDINLFYGAAQALRGVSISAEPGKVTCVLGRNGVGKTSLLRAMVGQYPISSGAIVLDGSDITGLKPYERARKGIGFVPQGREIFPLLTVEENLKTGFGPLRREDKHIPDDVFSLFPVLQSMLGRRGGDLSGGQQQQLAIGRALVMRPKLLLLDEPTEGIQPSIIKDIGRAISYLRNLGNIAIVLVEQYLDFACELGDSFAVMDRGAVKFTCDRSNLDASEISRQMAL; the protein is encoded by the coding sequence ATGCTTGAGGTCAAGGACATCAACCTATTCTACGGCGCTGCCCAAGCGCTGCGCGGCGTCTCGATCTCGGCCGAGCCGGGCAAGGTGACTTGCGTGCTCGGGCGCAACGGCGTCGGCAAGACCTCGCTCTTGCGCGCCATGGTCGGGCAATATCCGATCTCCTCGGGCGCGATCGTGCTCGACGGCAGCGATATCACGGGCCTGAAGCCCTATGAGCGGGCGCGCAAAGGCATCGGCTTCGTGCCGCAGGGCCGCGAGATCTTTCCGCTGCTCACGGTCGAGGAGAACCTCAAGACCGGCTTCGGCCCGCTCAGGCGCGAGGACAAGCACATTCCGGACGACGTATTCTCGCTCTTCCCCGTGCTGCAATCCATGCTCGGCCGGCGCGGTGGCGACCTCTCCGGCGGCCAGCAGCAGCAGCTCGCGATTGGGCGCGCGCTGGTGATGCGACCAAAGCTGCTGCTGCTCGACGAGCCGACCGAGGGCATCCAGCCCTCGATCATCAAGGACATCGGCCGCGCCATCTCCTACTTGCGCAACCTAGGCAACATCGCGATCGTCCTGGTCGAACAATATCTCGACTTTGCCTGCGAACTCGGCGACAGTTTCGCGGTGATGGATCGCGGCGCGGTGAAGTTCACCTGCGACCGCTCCAATCTCGACGCGAGCGAAATCAGCCGCCAGATGGCGCTGTAA
- a CDS encoding urease subunit beta, translating into MIPGELFIQDGEIELNAGRKTVTLTVANTGDRPIQVGSHYHFFETNPALKFDRKKSRGMRLDIAAGTAVRFEPGQTRDVQLVAMAGKKTIYGFRGDVMGKL; encoded by the coding sequence ATGATCCCGGGCGAACTCTTCATCCAGGACGGCGAGATCGAGCTCAATGCCGGCCGCAAGACCGTGACACTAACGGTTGCCAACACCGGCGACCGCCCGATCCAGGTCGGCTCGCATTACCATTTCTTCGAGACCAACCCGGCGCTGAAGTTTGACCGCAAGAAGTCCCGCGGCATGCGCCTCGACATCGCCGCCGGGACCGCCGTCCGCTTCGAGCCCGGCCAGACCCGTGACGTCCAGCTCGTCGCCATGGCCGGGAAGAAGACCATTTATGGCTTCCGCGGCGACGTGATGGGGAAGCTGTGA
- the urtC gene encoding urea ABC transporter permease subunit UrtC: MTPHMLTRSLDRSATIFLAVVAACGILIPLSNLLLPAGSFLQVPTYLVALWGKYVCYAILALAIDLIWGYCGILSLGHGAFFALGGYAMGMYLMRQIGTRGVYGNPILPDFMVFLNWQKLPWYWYGFDMFWFAALMVLVVPGLLAFCFGWLAFRSRVTGVYLSIITQAMTYALLLAFFRNDFGFGGNNGLTDFKDILGFNVQAEGTRAALFALSCLALIAGFLICRAIVSSKLGKVLIAVRDAESRTRFLGYRVESYKLFVFTVSACMAGVAGALYVPQVGIINPSEFAPGNSIEAVIWVAVGGRGTLVGAALGAIVVNYAKTFFTSGVLAPYWLFMLGALFILVTLLLPKGIVGTFNAWWDSSREKRTAAAIASAAAEDGVTEPKMAE, translated from the coding sequence ATGACTCCTCACATGCTGACGCGCTCGCTGGACCGCAGTGCGACGATCTTCCTTGCTGTCGTCGCAGCCTGCGGCATCCTCATCCCGCTCTCCAACCTGCTGCTGCCCGCGGGCTCGTTCCTGCAGGTGCCGACCTATCTCGTCGCGCTCTGGGGTAAATATGTCTGCTACGCCATCCTCGCGCTCGCGATCGACCTGATCTGGGGCTATTGCGGCATCCTCTCGCTCGGCCACGGTGCGTTCTTCGCGCTCGGCGGCTACGCCATGGGCATGTACCTGATGCGGCAGATCGGCACCCGTGGCGTCTACGGCAACCCGATCCTGCCGGACTTCATGGTATTCCTGAATTGGCAGAAGCTGCCCTGGTACTGGTACGGCTTCGACATGTTCTGGTTTGCGGCCCTGATGGTGCTGGTCGTGCCGGGCCTGCTCGCGTTTTGCTTCGGCTGGCTCGCCTTCCGCTCCCGCGTCACCGGCGTGTATCTGTCGATCATCACGCAGGCGATGACCTATGCACTGTTGCTCGCCTTCTTCCGTAATGATTTCGGCTTTGGCGGCAACAATGGCCTGACCGACTTCAAGGACATCCTCGGCTTCAACGTGCAGGCGGAGGGCACGCGTGCCGCATTGTTCGCGCTGAGCTGTCTTGCGCTGATTGCAGGTTTCCTGATCTGCCGCGCCATTGTCTCCTCCAAGCTCGGCAAGGTGCTGATCGCGGTGCGCGATGCGGAATCGCGCACGCGCTTCCTCGGCTACCGCGTCGAATCCTACAAGCTGTTCGTGTTCACGGTGTCGGCCTGCATGGCCGGCGTCGCCGGCGCGCTCTACGTGCCTCAGGTCGGCATCATCAATCCATCCGAATTCGCGCCCGGCAATTCGATCGAGGCGGTGATCTGGGTCGCGGTCGGCGGCCGCGGCACGCTGGTCGGTGCTGCGCTCGGCGCCATCGTCGTCAATTACGCCAAGACCTTCTTCACCTCCGGCGTGCTGGCGCCGTACTGGCTGTTCATGCTGGGCGCGCTGTTCATCCTGGTGACGCTACTGCTGCCCAAGGGCATCGTCGGCACCTTCAATGCCTGGTGGGACTCCTCGAGGGAAAAGCGCACCGCTGCAGCCATTGCGAGCGCTGCGGCCGAAGACGGCGTCACCGAACCCAAGATGGCGGAGTAG
- the urtD gene encoding urea ABC transporter ATP-binding protein UrtD codes for MNVMDTRATSAMLYLDGVHVSFDGFHAINNLSLTLEPGEMRAIIGPNGAGKTTMMDIITGKTKPDEGTVLFDGVTDLTRLDETRIAELGIGRKFQKPTVFESQSVQDNLLLALNVDHSVRGTLFWRGSKAESERIDKVLETIRLTEARNRLAGSLSHGQKQWLEIGMLLAQDPKLLLVDEPVAGMTDVETHLTAELLKEINKTHTVMVVEHDMTFVRELGVKVTCLHEGTVLAEGTIDQVSSNERVIEVYLGR; via the coding sequence ATGAACGTCATGGACACCCGCGCAACCTCCGCAATGCTTTACCTGGACGGCGTGCACGTCTCGTTCGATGGCTTCCACGCCATCAACAATTTGTCGCTGACGCTCGAGCCCGGCGAGATGCGCGCCATCATCGGTCCGAACGGCGCCGGCAAGACCACGATGATGGACATCATCACCGGCAAGACCAAGCCGGACGAGGGCACCGTGCTGTTCGACGGCGTCACCGATCTGACGCGGCTCGACGAGACCCGCATCGCCGAGCTCGGCATCGGCCGCAAGTTCCAGAAGCCGACCGTGTTCGAGAGCCAGAGCGTGCAGGACAATCTCCTGCTCGCGCTCAACGTCGATCATTCGGTTCGCGGCACGCTGTTCTGGCGCGGCAGCAAGGCGGAATCCGAGCGCATCGACAAGGTGCTGGAGACGATCCGCCTCACCGAGGCCCGCAACCGCCTCGCCGGCAGCCTCAGCCACGGTCAGAAGCAGTGGCTCGAGATCGGCATGCTGCTGGCGCAGGATCCGAAGCTGCTCCTCGTCGACGAGCCGGTCGCAGGGATGACCGACGTCGAGACGCATCTCACCGCCGAGCTGCTCAAAGAGATCAACAAGACCCACACCGTGATGGTCGTTGAGCACGACATGACCTTTGTGCGCGAGCTCGGCGTCAAGGTCACCTGCCTGCATGAAGGCACCGTGCTGGCGGAAGGCACCATCGACCAGGTCTCGTCGAACGAGCGGGTCATCGAAGTCTATCTGGGACGCTGA
- a CDS encoding urease accessory protein UreD produces MRSDVSVTATVFEANRARGAVRFDVHARDGVTRRGTLHESGSLRVRFPSPEGEGLSGVFVNTAGGVAGGDRFDIEITAADAARLTLTTAAAEKVYRAQDTAAELNIALRVGAGAHLSWLPQETILFDRARVHRRFDIALDEAASLLLCEIVVFGRTAMGERMEQGEFVDRWRLSRGGRLVFAETVRLDGHIGEKLARSAVAKSGAAIGTALIVPGDEALVERIREASESFAGEVGISAWNGFAMARFCAQDAARLRADMMAVLARTGAALPRLWLN; encoded by the coding sequence ATGCGCAGCGACGTTTCGGTCACAGCAACGGTTTTCGAGGCCAACCGCGCCCGCGGCGCGGTGCGCTTCGACGTCCATGCACGCGATGGCGTGACGCGGCGCGGGACCTTGCATGAATCCGGCTCCCTGCGCGTGCGCTTTCCCTCGCCGGAAGGCGAGGGGCTCTCCGGCGTGTTCGTCAACACGGCTGGCGGGGTCGCCGGCGGCGATCGCTTCGACATTGAGATCACGGCCGCTGACGCTGCGCGGCTGACGCTGACGACGGCGGCCGCAGAAAAGGTCTATCGTGCGCAGGACACGGCGGCCGAGCTCAATATCGCGCTGAGGGTCGGCGCAGGTGCGCATCTGTCCTGGCTGCCCCAGGAAACGATCCTGTTTGACCGCGCCCGTGTCCATCGCCGTTTCGACATCGCACTCGATGAGGCGGCTTCGCTCCTGCTCTGCGAGATCGTGGTGTTCGGTCGCACCGCCATGGGCGAGCGGATGGAGCAGGGCGAGTTCGTCGATCGCTGGCGGCTCTCTCGCGGCGGCAGGCTGGTGTTCGCAGAGACTGTCAGGCTGGATGGTCATATCGGTGAAAAATTGGCGCGATCCGCCGTGGCCAAGAGTGGCGCCGCGATCGGCACGGCCCTGATCGTGCCCGGCGACGAGGCGTTGGTCGAACGCATTCGCGAGGCCTCGGAATCGTTCGCCGGCGAGGTCGGGATATCCGCCTGGAATGGCTTTGCAATGGCGCGGTTCTGTGCCCAAGATGCGGCGCGTTTGCGCGCCGACATGATGGCGGTGCTGGCGCGCACCGGCGCGGCCCTGCCGCGGCTCTGGCTGAACTGA